A region of Vitis vinifera cultivar Pinot Noir 40024 chromosome 13, ASM3070453v1 DNA encodes the following proteins:
- the LOC100246118 gene encoding patatin-like protein 6, with product MACNLQSEMQEPSIDTDKLSYEIFSILESKFLFGYDDQKLWIPKQIETKSEVSTPPPPDNGVSAIKNQRGKICILSIDGGGMRGILSGRALAYLEQALKTKSGNPQARIADYFDVAAGAGVGGIFTAMLFGTKDNSRPIFQAEDTWKFLAEQGKRCYRSSSGSGSGGGSFLRRILRGGSSGSAASGLEKAMKEAFAENGRSLTLKDTLKPVLIPCYDLSSSAPFLFSRADALETDSFDFRLWEVCRATSAEPAIFEPVSMRSVDGQTRCVAIDGGLAMSNPTAAAITHVLHNKQEFPFVRGVEDLLVLSLGTGQLLEGSYDYDQVKNWKAKDWARPMARISGDGAADMVDHSVAMAFGQSRSSNYVRIQANGSTLGRCGANMDTDPSPSNVKMLNGIAEEMLKQKNVESVLFGGKRIGEQSNFEKLDWFAGELVLEHQRRSCRIAPTVAFKQATPKST from the exons ATGGCTTGTAATCTTCAATCAGAAATGCAGGAACCCAGTATCGATACCGATAAACTTAGCTACGAAATCTTCTCAATTCTCGAAAGTAAGTTTCTCTTTGGCTACGATGACCAGAAGCTCTGGATCCCCAAACAGATCGAGACCAAGTCCGAGGTTTCTACTCCACCTCCCCCCGACAATGGCGTCTCCGCTATCAAGAATCAGAGGGGCAAAATCTGCATACTCTCCATCGACGGTGGTGGAATGCGAGGGATATTATCCGGAAGAGCCCTCGCTTATCTCGAACAAGCCCTTAAAACGAAATCCGGGAATCCTCAAGCTAGAATCGCCGACTATTTCGACGTCGCGGCCGGTGCCGGCGTCGGAGGGATTTTCACCGCCATGCTCTTTGGGACAAAGGACAATAGCCGCCCGATTTTCCAAGCGGAGGACACGTGGAAGTTCCTGGCGGAGCAGGGGAAGAGATGCTATCGTTCTTCGTCCGGTTCCGGCTCTGGCGGCGGCAGTTTCCTCCGGCGGATTCTCCGAGGTGGCTCCAGCGGCTCGGCGGCGTCCGGACTAGAGAAAGCCATGAAGGAAGCGTTCGCGGAGAACGGCCGGAGTTTGACGCTGAAAGACACGTTGAAGCCGGTGTTGATACCGTGCTACGACCTCTCCAGCTCGGCGCCGTTCCTGTTCTCCAGAGCCGACGCTCTCGAAACAGACAGCTTCGACTTCCGCCTCTGGGAGGTGTGCCGAGCCACGTCGGCCGAGCCAGCCATCTTCGAACCGGTCTCGATGCGGTCTGTCGACGGCCAAACCCGGTGCGTGGCGATTGACGGTGGTTTGGCCATGAGCAACCCTACCGCAGCGGCGATCACGCACGTGCTTCACAACAAACAGGAGTTTCCATTCGTGCGAGGGGTGGAGGACCTTTTGGTACTTTCACTTGGAACAGGTCAGCTTCTGGAAGGAAGCTACGATTACGATCAAGTGAAGAACTGGAAAGCTAAGGACTGGGCTCGACCCATGGCTCGAATCTCCGGCGACGGTGCCGCCGATATGGTGGACCACTCGGTGGCAATGGCGTTTGGGCAGAGTCGGAGCAGTAACTACGTCCGTATTCAG GCAAATGGGTCCACCTTGGGTCGTTGTGGGGCAAATATGGACACAGACCCTAGTCCTAGCAATGTAAAGATGCTAAATGGAATAGCTGAGGAAATGCTGAAGCAAAAGAATGTTGAATCAGTGCTCTTTGGAGGTAAAAGGATAGGAGAGCAGAGCAATTTCGAGAAACTCGACTGGTTTGCTGGTGAGCTTGTGCTGGAGCATCAGAGGAGGAGTTGCCGAATAGCTCCCACTGTTGCATTTAAGCAAGCTACCCCCAAATCCACCTAG
- the LOC100251314 gene encoding uncharacterized protein LOC100251314 isoform X1, with translation MLVFLFPPPPMDIQCMPSSSCLHPIGHGVAKLSPSYSWARDHQHNATICFKLRICHLQKEQRPWLTWKPSATKANRSVAELRKEPIKESKKKGTISGAVALIIGTSIGSGILALPQKAAPAGLVPSSISVIVCWGFLLIEALLLVEINVGLRRKKGKIEEENELDIISIRTMAQETLGEWGGILATATYVFLGYTSMVVYSSKSGEILFHLINFPASISGFFFTALFTILISIGGTRATDQVNQWLTASMLCLLLAIEVLGVVLGGWSGLEGSGDWGKVPATIPVIIFSLVYHDLAPVICAYLGGDLTRIRASVLLGSLVPLVALLLWDAIALGLSSQADQAVDPVELLMSVNWSGVSFMVDAFSLLAIGTSLIGTLLSFSQFFKEQLDNLSWNSPSTQILPQKPGELFGLRKWWGRNKSSFTAMAMVVAPTLLVSATVPDAFSAATDIAGGYCMTMLYGVLPPAMAWAMHNRECEDTNQKALSRARPALLGLGLFACGIVMEQIYQDLSLLHP, from the exons ATGCTTGTCTTCCTCTTCCCCCCACCCCCCATGGATATACAGTGCATGCCTTCATCTTCCTGCTTGCATCCCATAGGCCATGGGGTAGCAAAGCTAAGTCCATCATATTCATGGGCAAGGGATCATCAACACAATGCAACCATTTGCTTCAAGTTGAGGAT TTGCCACCTCCAAAAAGAGCAAAGGCCATGGCTTACTTGGAAACCTTCTGCAACCAAGGCAAACAGAAGTGTTGCAGAATTGAGGAAGGAGCCCATcaaagaatcaaagaaaaaggGAACTATCTCTGGAGCAGTTGCCCTGATCATCGGAACAAGTATCGGTTCAGGAATACTTGCACTGCCACAGAAAGCTGCTCCTGCA GGACTTGTTCCAAGTTCGATCTCCGTCATTGTGTGTTGGGGTTTTCTCCTAATTGAAGCTCTTCTTCTTGTGGAAATCAACGTAGGTTTGCGGAGGAAGAAGGGAAAGATAGAGGAAGAGAATGAGTTAGACATAATCTCCATTAGGACCATGGCCCAAGAGACATTAGGAGAATGGGGTGGAATTTTAGCCACTGCCACCTATGTCTTCTTAGGCTACACTTCCATGGTTGTCTATAGCTCCAAGTCAGGGGAGATCCTTTTCCATTTGATTAATTTTCCGGCATCAATCTCAGGTTTCTTCTTCACTGCACTCTTCACCATCCTCATCTCCATAGGAGGGACTCGTGCTACTGATCAAGTCAACCAATGGCTCACTGCTTCCATGCTAT GTCTGCTGCTAGCAATTGAAGTGCTTGGAGTTGTGTTGGGAGGGTGGTCAGGACTGGAGGGAAGTGGGGACTGGGGAAAAGTCCCGGCCACAATTCCTGTGATAATCTTTTCTTTGGTGTATCATGATCTAGCACCGG TTATATGTGCTTATCTGGGCGGCGATCTTACACGCATAAGGGCATCAGTTTTGCTTGGTAGTCTGGTTCCGCTGGTAGCATTGCTTCTATGGGATGCAATTGCCCTAGGCCTCTCTTCCCAGGCCGACCAAGCTGTTGACCCTGTTGAACTGCTCATGAG TGTGAATTGGAGTGGGGTATCATTTATGGTGGATGCCTTCTCACTTCTGGCAATAGGAACATCACTCATCGGAACTCTCCTCAGCTTCTCCCAGTTCTTCAAGGAGCAGCTTGATAACCTGTCATGGAATTCTCCCTCCACACAAATATTACCA CAGAAACCTGGCGAGCTCTTTGGGCTGAGGAAATGGTGGGGAAGAAACAAAAGTAGCTTCACAGCAATGGCAATGGTGGTTGCTCCTACTCTACTTGTATCAGCAACCGTTCCAGATGCATTCTCTGCTGCTACAGACATTGCC GGGGGTTACTGTATGACAATGCTTTACGGGGTTCTCCCGCCAGCAATGGCTTGGGCAATGCATAACAGAGAATGTGAAGACACCAATCAAAAGGCATTGTCAAGAGCAAGGCCTGCACTGCTTGGGTTGGGACTCTTTGCATGTGGGATAGTGATGGAGCAAATTTATCAAGATCTCTCACTACTGCATCCTTAG
- the LOC100251314 gene encoding uncharacterized protein LOC100251314 isoform X2: MLVFLFPPPPMDIQCMPSSSCLHPIGHGVAKLSPSYSWARDHQHNATICFKLRICHLQKEQRPWLTWKPSATKANRSVAELRKEPIKESKKKGTISGAVALIIGTSIGSGILALPQKAAPAGLVPSSISVIVCWGFLLIEALLLVEINVGLRRKKGKIEEENELDIISIRTMAQETLGEWGGILATATYVFLGYTSMVVYSSKSGEILFHLINFPASISGFFFTALFTILISIGGTRATDQVNQWLTASMLCLLLAIEVLGVVLGGWSGLEGSGDWGKVPATIPVIIFSLVYHDLAPVICAYLGGDLTRIRASVLLGSLVPLVALLLWDAIALGLSSQADQAVDPVELLMSVNWSGVSFMVDAFSLLAIGTSLIGTLLSFSQFFKEQLDNLSWNSPSTQILPKPGELFGLRKWWGRNKSSFTAMAMVVAPTLLVSATVPDAFSAATDIAGGYCMTMLYGVLPPAMAWAMHNRECEDTNQKALSRARPALLGLGLFACGIVMEQIYQDLSLLHP; encoded by the exons ATGCTTGTCTTCCTCTTCCCCCCACCCCCCATGGATATACAGTGCATGCCTTCATCTTCCTGCTTGCATCCCATAGGCCATGGGGTAGCAAAGCTAAGTCCATCATATTCATGGGCAAGGGATCATCAACACAATGCAACCATTTGCTTCAAGTTGAGGAT TTGCCACCTCCAAAAAGAGCAAAGGCCATGGCTTACTTGGAAACCTTCTGCAACCAAGGCAAACAGAAGTGTTGCAGAATTGAGGAAGGAGCCCATcaaagaatcaaagaaaaaggGAACTATCTCTGGAGCAGTTGCCCTGATCATCGGAACAAGTATCGGTTCAGGAATACTTGCACTGCCACAGAAAGCTGCTCCTGCA GGACTTGTTCCAAGTTCGATCTCCGTCATTGTGTGTTGGGGTTTTCTCCTAATTGAAGCTCTTCTTCTTGTGGAAATCAACGTAGGTTTGCGGAGGAAGAAGGGAAAGATAGAGGAAGAGAATGAGTTAGACATAATCTCCATTAGGACCATGGCCCAAGAGACATTAGGAGAATGGGGTGGAATTTTAGCCACTGCCACCTATGTCTTCTTAGGCTACACTTCCATGGTTGTCTATAGCTCCAAGTCAGGGGAGATCCTTTTCCATTTGATTAATTTTCCGGCATCAATCTCAGGTTTCTTCTTCACTGCACTCTTCACCATCCTCATCTCCATAGGAGGGACTCGTGCTACTGATCAAGTCAACCAATGGCTCACTGCTTCCATGCTAT GTCTGCTGCTAGCAATTGAAGTGCTTGGAGTTGTGTTGGGAGGGTGGTCAGGACTGGAGGGAAGTGGGGACTGGGGAAAAGTCCCGGCCACAATTCCTGTGATAATCTTTTCTTTGGTGTATCATGATCTAGCACCGG TTATATGTGCTTATCTGGGCGGCGATCTTACACGCATAAGGGCATCAGTTTTGCTTGGTAGTCTGGTTCCGCTGGTAGCATTGCTTCTATGGGATGCAATTGCCCTAGGCCTCTCTTCCCAGGCCGACCAAGCTGTTGACCCTGTTGAACTGCTCATGAG TGTGAATTGGAGTGGGGTATCATTTATGGTGGATGCCTTCTCACTTCTGGCAATAGGAACATCACTCATCGGAACTCTCCTCAGCTTCTCCCAGTTCTTCAAGGAGCAGCTTGATAACCTGTCATGGAATTCTCCCTCCACACAAATATTACCA AAACCTGGCGAGCTCTTTGGGCTGAGGAAATGGTGGGGAAGAAACAAAAGTAGCTTCACAGCAATGGCAATGGTGGTTGCTCCTACTCTACTTGTATCAGCAACCGTTCCAGATGCATTCTCTGCTGCTACAGACATTGCC GGGGGTTACTGTATGACAATGCTTTACGGGGTTCTCCCGCCAGCAATGGCTTGGGCAATGCATAACAGAGAATGTGAAGACACCAATCAAAAGGCATTGTCAAGAGCAAGGCCTGCACTGCTTGGGTTGGGACTCTTTGCATGTGGGATAGTGATGGAGCAAATTTATCAAGATCTCTCACTACTGCATCCTTAG
- the LOC100251261 gene encoding V-type proton ATPase subunit G1 has protein sequence MEANRGQNGIQQLLAVEQEAQHIVNAARNAKMARLKQAKEEAEKEIAEFRVRMEKEFQRKVAESSGDSGANVKRLELETDAKIQNLKVEAARISHDVVHMLLKHVNTVRT, from the exons ATGGAAGCCAACAGAGGCCAGAATGGAATTCAACAATTGCTAGCTGTAGAACAAGAAGCTCAGCATATTGTCAATGCTGCCAGAAATG CAAAAATGGCTAGACTTAAACAGGCCAAAGAAGAGGCTGAGAAGGAGATTGCTGAATTCCGTGTTCGAATGGAAAAAGAATTTCAAAGAAAGGTTgcagag AGTAGTGGGGACTCTGGTGCTAATGTGAAACGCCTTGAGCTGGAAACGGATGCAAAGATCCAGAACCTGAAGGTGGAGGCTGCAAGAATTTCCCATGATGTTGTCCACATGCTTCTGAAGCATGTGAATACTGTGAGGACCTAA